A stretch of DNA from Brachyspira pilosicoli:
TTAACTCAGTATTCTGGTTCGACGTTGCTGGTATTAATGATATACCTAATTTCTTAGGCGGTCAGGCTTCTATTGATGCTGGTACTGCTATTATCGGACAAACTGGTATGTATCAAGCTGGTTTCTTCCCTATTATGATGTTTGGTCTTTTAGGAGCTTGTTTGGCTTTCATTAAAAATGCTAAACCTGAAAATAGAAATAAAATTCGTTCTATAATGTTGGCTGCTGGTTTTGCTAGTTTCTTCACTGGCGTTACTGAGCCTATAGAGTTCTCATTCATGTTCGTTGCTCCTGTATTATATCTTATACACGCTATATTAACTGCTATATCTTTGATTATTGCTTCTAGCATGAAATGGATTGCTGGTTTTGGTTTCTCTGCTGGTTTAATAGACCTTGTTCTTTCTACAAGAAACCCTTTAGCTACTCAATGGTATATGCTAATTGTACAAGGTATAGTATTCTTCATACTTTATTTTGTTATTTTTAATTTTGCTATTCAGAAATTTAATCTTAAAACTCCTGGAAGAGAAGATGATGATACTGATGAAATAGAAGTTACTGTATCAAGCAGCAAAAATGCTTCTTATGCTGATAAAGCTTTATTACTTCTTCCTTTACTTGGCGGAATTGAAAATATAGTTGATATCGATAACTGTGCTACAAGATTAAGATTAGAAGTAAAAGACAATACTATAGTTAATGATGCTGAAATTAGAAAGCATTTCCCTGGCGTATTGAGACCTGGTAAAACTTCTGTACAAGTAATAGTAGGAACAGATGTGCAATTTTTAGCAGATGAGTTTAAAAAGGTTGCTAAAAAATAATTAATATATTCAAAAAATAGGGCTTGTAAGATTTTTATAAG
This window harbors:
- the nagE gene encoding N-acetylglucosamine-specific PTS transporter subunit IIBC, which codes for MFGYLQKIGKSLMVPVAVLPAAAILLGIGYWIDPNGWGGGSPVAAFFIKAGGSIIDNMPILFAVGVAFGMSKDRNGAAALAGLVAFLVVTTLLAPATVAMIQSKDVANVAPGFAKINNQFIGILCGIIAGGLYNKFSEVKLPEFLAFFSGRRFVPIVTSGVMMIVSFILMVVWPAIYGGLVTFGEAIISLGPIGAGIYGFFNRLLIPVGLHHALNSVFWFDVAGINDIPNFLGGQASIDAGTAIIGQTGMYQAGFFPIMMFGLLGACLAFIKNAKPENRNKIRSIMLAAGFASFFTGVTEPIEFSFMFVAPVLYLIHAILTAISLIIASSMKWIAGFGFSAGLIDLVLSTRNPLATQWYMLIVQGIVFFILYFVIFNFAIQKFNLKTPGREDDDTDEIEVTVSSSKNASYADKALLLLPLLGGIENIVDIDNCATRLRLEVKDNTIVNDAEIRKHFPGVLRPGKTSVQVIVGTDVQFLADEFKKVAKK